Proteins found in one Drosophila busckii strain San Diego stock center, stock number 13000-0081.31 chromosome 2R, ASM1175060v1, whole genome shotgun sequence genomic segment:
- the LOC108595663 gene encoding ER membrane protein complex subunit 8/9 homolog, translating to MCEYDISETAYTKLIFHAAKYPHQAVNGLLLAEKNTKGSGSIVHITDAIPLFHQCLHVTPMAEVALMQIDAYAENQGLVIAGYYAAPENFYDDDMDSFLTPASKIAEKIQENYKNACFVVIDNKLVTLEHNRAAIQVYGYAQEAKWLKAKYTLNQTSQTLEGVSLLLKRGAMRDVIDFDNHLDNPVNDWTNQFLNQSLRDLQKLY from the exons atgtgtgAATACGACATTTCGGAAACAGCTTATACCAAACTAATATTCCATGCTGCCAAATATCCACACCAGGCGGTCAATGGGCTGCTGTTAGCCGAAAAGAATACAAAAGGTTCGGGTTCTATAGTCCACATTACAGATGCAATACCGCTGTTCCATCAATGCCTGCATGTCACTCCCATGGCAGAGGTGGCCCTTATGCAG ATTGATGCGTATGCTGAGAACCAGGGCTTGGTCATTGCTGGCTACTATGCTGCGCCGGAGAACTTCTACGACGATGATATGGATTCTTTTCTAACGCCGGCTAGTAAAATCGCTGAAAAGATCCAGGAAAACTATAAGAACGCCTGCTTTGTGGTCATAGACAATAAGCTGGTCACGCTGGAACATAATCGCGCTGCAATTCAAGTCTATGGCTATGCACAGGAAGCCAAATGGCTCAAAGCCAAGTATACGTTAAATCAGACCTCACAAACATTAGAAGGCGTGTCACTTTTGTTGAAACGCGGTGCCATGCGGGATGTTATTGACTTTGACAATCATCTGGACAATCCAGTGAACGATTGGACTAATCAGTTTCTGAACCAATCTTTAAGGGACTTGCAGAAGCTTTACTAG
- the LOC108597661 gene encoding ATP-dependent zinc metalloprotease YME1L isoform X2, whose amino-acid sequence MFSANTHSVPYLYLGNFSRKPHYYTVKRTKLQGNANVPRFFGDKTKSSTTASTTTAATARNSSTYSTNSSNSRCGTTTATTKSHDLVLDFKNLLSKSGLSLQSMVEKAARLNGIIDKEMVNEALAKVTSMLPAMRNVHVTLQEPPTHISPGKLPNYNFEVSLNGAQPTNAYVKLYPSVTRGLLNPLFSSQQLRGFKTDRNVEAEQKRNPTMTTRLKSALGNTPQKPEGEVHIQADKLKKLIAKSSEPGSAAAAENLKIAFAEGYLAASNAEDSPKTGKTMKYLKLFQTLIVIVVFIGIFLSFFTSSNGSVFRIQLGNQVEVDPEDIHVTFDDVKGCDEAKQELKEVVEFLKNPDKFSNLGGKLPKGVLLVGPPGTGKTLLARAVAGEANVPFFHAAGPEFDEVLVGQGARRVRDLFKAAKARAPCVIFIDEIDSVGAKRTNSVLHPYANQTINQLLSEMDGFHQNAGVIVLGATNRRDDLDQALLRPGRFDVEVVVSTPDFTGRKEILSLYLEKILHDDVDLDMLARGTSGFTGADLENMINQAALRAAIDGAETVNMKHLETARDKVLMGPERKARLPDEEANTITAYHEGGHAIVAFYTKESHPLHKVTIMPRGPSLGHTAYIPEKERYHVTKAQLLAMMDTMMGGRAAEEIIFGIEKITSGASSDLKQATAIATHMVKDWGMSEKVGLRTIEAPKGLGASETLGPNTIEAVDAEIKRILSDSYERAKAILKKHTKEHKALAEALLKYETLDADDIKAILNDNQ is encoded by the exons ATGTTCTCCGCTAACACACACTCTGTG CCCTACCTCTACCTGGGAAATTTCAGTAGGAAACCGCATTATTACACAGTCAAGCGAACCAAACTGCAGGGCAATGCCAATGTGCCGCGATTCTTTGGCGACAAAACAAAGTCATCCACAACAGCTTccacaacgacagcagcaacagcacgcAATTCCAGCACTTACAGTACCAATAGCAGTAACAGCAGATGCGGCACAACGACGGCGACCACAAAAAGCCACGACCTTGTGCTGGACTTTAAGAACCTGCTTTCTAAGTCCGGCCTTAGCCTACAGTCCATGGTTGAAAAGGCCGCGCGGCTAAATGGCATAATAGATAAGGAGATGGTGAATGAGGCGCTAGCTAAAGTCACCAGCATGCTGCCCGCAATGCGCAATGTACACGTTACTCTTCAAGAGCCTCCCACACACATAAGTCCCGGAAAATTACCAAATTATAACTTTGAAGTATCATTAAATGGCGCGCAACCAACAAacgcatatgt CAAACTATATCCAAGCGTAACAAGAGGCCTGCTGAATCCGCTGttcagcagccagcagctgcgtgGTTTCAAAACCGACCGTAATGTAGAAGCAGAGCAAAAACGCAATCCCACAATGACAACCAGGCTGAAGAGTGCACTGGGTAACACACCACAGAAGCCCGAGGGCGAAGTGCATATACAGGCTGATAAATTAAAGAAGCTGATTGCCAAGTCCAGCGAACCTGGTAGCGCAGCTGCGGCGGAAAATCTTAAGATTGCATTTGCCGAAGGCTATTTGGCAGCGTCAAACGCAGAAGATTCACCGAAAACAGGAAAAACAATGAAGTATCTGAAG CTTTTCCAGACACTTATTGTTATCGTCGTTTTTATTGGAATCTTTCTGAGTTTCTTTACCTCATCCAATGGATCCGTATTTCG CATTCAACTTGGCAATCAGGTGGAGGTTGATCCAGAGGATATTCATGTAACATTCGATGATGTTAAGGGCTGTGATGAGGCCAAGCAGGAACTTAAAGAGGTCGTTGAGTTTCTCAAAAACCCCGATAAATTCTCCAACTTGGGCGGCAAGCTGCCCAAGGGAGTGCTGCTCGTTGGTCCACCAGGCACTGGCAAAACATTGCTTGCCCGTGCCGTTGCTGGCGAGGCGAATGTGCCGTTCTTCCATGCAGCTGGTCCAGAGTTTGACGAAGTGCTCGTTGGCCAAGGCGCCAGACGTGTACGTGATTTATTCA AGGCTGCTAAGGCACGCGCACCCTGCGTCATATTCATTGATGAAATTGATTCGGTGGGAGCCAAACGTACCAACTCTGTATTGCATCCATATGCCAATCAAACCATAAATCAATTGCTATCCGAAATGGATGGCTTTCATCAGAATGCAGGAGTTATTGTGCTGGGTGCAACGAATCGTCGCGATGATTTGGATCAGGCGCTGCTGCGTCCAGGACGTTTTGATGTTGAGGTAGTCGTCTCTACACCAGATTTTACTGGTCGCAAAGAGATTCTATCGTTGTACCTGGAGAAAATATTGCACGACGACGTGGACTTGGATATGCTAGCACGTGGTACCTCAGGCTTTACAGGCGCAGATCTGGAGAATATGATTAACCAGGCTGCGCTAAG AGCTGCCATCGATGGAGCTGAAACTGTAAACATGAAGCACCTGGAGACTGCACGCGACAAAGTACTTATGGGTCCAGAGCGCAAAGCGCGTCTTCCGGATGAGGAGGCAAACACCATAACAGCGTATCATGAAGGTGGACATGCCATTGTAGCCTTTTATACGAAGGAATCGCATCCGCTGCATAAGGTTACCATTATGCCGCGCGGGCCCTCGTTGGGACACACCGCCTACATACCGGAAAAGGAACGTTATCATGTCACAAAGGCACAGCTGCTAGCTATGATGGACACCATGATGGGTGGCCGTGCGGCGGAGgaaattatttttggtattgaaaaaattacatCAGGAGCTAGCAGCGATctaaagcaagcaacagcgATTGCGACGCATATGGTCAAGGATTGGGGCATGTCGGAAAAAGTAGGTCTGCGCACCATTGAAGCCCCCAAGGGCTTGGGAGCGAGTGAGACTCTGGGACCCAACACAATTGAAGCTGTTGATGCGGAGATCAAACGCATTTTGAGTGACAGCTATGAGCGCGCAAAGGCAATTCTCAAAAAACACACGAAGGAACACAAGGCACTGGCCGAGGCACTGCTCAAGTATGAGACTTTAGATGCCGATGATATAAAGGCGATATTGAATGACAACCAGTAG
- the LOC108597661 gene encoding ATP-dependent zinc metalloprotease YME1L isoform X3: MFSANTHSVPYLYLGNFSRKPHYYTVKRTKLQGNANVPRFFGDKTKSSTTASTTTAATARNSSTYSTNSSNSRCGTTTATTKSHDLVLDFKNLLSKSGLSLQSMVEKAARLNGIIDKEMVNEALAKVTSMLPAMRNVHVTLQEPPTHISPGKLPNYNFEVSLNGAQPTNAYVKLYPSVTRGLLNPLFSSQQLRGFKTDRNVEAEQKRNPTMTTRLKSALGNTPQKPEGEVHIQADKLKKLIAKSSEPGSAAAAENLKIAFAEGYLAASNAEDSPKTGKTMKYLKTLIVIVVFIGIFLSFFTSSNGSVFRSIQLGNQVEVDPEDIHVTFDDVKGCDEAKQELKEVVEFLKNPDKFSNLGGKLPKGVLLVGPPGTGKTLLARAVAGEANVPFFHAAGPEFDEVLVGQGARRVRDLFKAAKARAPCVIFIDEIDSVGAKRTNSVLHPYANQTINQLLSEMDGFHQNAGVIVLGATNRRDDLDQALLRPGRFDVEVVVSTPDFTGRKEILSLYLEKILHDDVDLDMLARGTSGFTGADLENMINQAALRAAIDGAETVNMKHLETARDKVLMGPERKARLPDEEANTITAYHEGGHAIVAFYTKESHPLHKVTIMPRGPSLGHTAYIPEKERYHVTKAQLLAMMDTMMGGRAAEEIIFGIEKITSGASSDLKQATAIATHMVKDWGMSEKVGLRTIEAPKGLGASETLGPNTIEAVDAEIKRILSDSYERAKAILKKHTKEHKALAEALLKYETLDADDIKAILNDNQ; this comes from the exons ATGTTCTCCGCTAACACACACTCTGTG CCCTACCTCTACCTGGGAAATTTCAGTAGGAAACCGCATTATTACACAGTCAAGCGAACCAAACTGCAGGGCAATGCCAATGTGCCGCGATTCTTTGGCGACAAAACAAAGTCATCCACAACAGCTTccacaacgacagcagcaacagcacgcAATTCCAGCACTTACAGTACCAATAGCAGTAACAGCAGATGCGGCACAACGACGGCGACCACAAAAAGCCACGACCTTGTGCTGGACTTTAAGAACCTGCTTTCTAAGTCCGGCCTTAGCCTACAGTCCATGGTTGAAAAGGCCGCGCGGCTAAATGGCATAATAGATAAGGAGATGGTGAATGAGGCGCTAGCTAAAGTCACCAGCATGCTGCCCGCAATGCGCAATGTACACGTTACTCTTCAAGAGCCTCCCACACACATAAGTCCCGGAAAATTACCAAATTATAACTTTGAAGTATCATTAAATGGCGCGCAACCAACAAacgcatatgt CAAACTATATCCAAGCGTAACAAGAGGCCTGCTGAATCCGCTGttcagcagccagcagctgcgtgGTTTCAAAACCGACCGTAATGTAGAAGCAGAGCAAAAACGCAATCCCACAATGACAACCAGGCTGAAGAGTGCACTGGGTAACACACCACAGAAGCCCGAGGGCGAAGTGCATATACAGGCTGATAAATTAAAGAAGCTGATTGCCAAGTCCAGCGAACCTGGTAGCGCAGCTGCGGCGGAAAATCTTAAGATTGCATTTGCCGAAGGCTATTTGGCAGCGTCAAACGCAGAAGATTCACCGAAAACAGGAAAAACAATGAAGTATCTGAAG ACACTTATTGTTATCGTCGTTTTTATTGGAATCTTTCTGAGTTTCTTTACCTCATCCAATGGATCCGTATTTCG CAGCATTCAACTTGGCAATCAGGTGGAGGTTGATCCAGAGGATATTCATGTAACATTCGATGATGTTAAGGGCTGTGATGAGGCCAAGCAGGAACTTAAAGAGGTCGTTGAGTTTCTCAAAAACCCCGATAAATTCTCCAACTTGGGCGGCAAGCTGCCCAAGGGAGTGCTGCTCGTTGGTCCACCAGGCACTGGCAAAACATTGCTTGCCCGTGCCGTTGCTGGCGAGGCGAATGTGCCGTTCTTCCATGCAGCTGGTCCAGAGTTTGACGAAGTGCTCGTTGGCCAAGGCGCCAGACGTGTACGTGATTTATTCA AGGCTGCTAAGGCACGCGCACCCTGCGTCATATTCATTGATGAAATTGATTCGGTGGGAGCCAAACGTACCAACTCTGTATTGCATCCATATGCCAATCAAACCATAAATCAATTGCTATCCGAAATGGATGGCTTTCATCAGAATGCAGGAGTTATTGTGCTGGGTGCAACGAATCGTCGCGATGATTTGGATCAGGCGCTGCTGCGTCCAGGACGTTTTGATGTTGAGGTAGTCGTCTCTACACCAGATTTTACTGGTCGCAAAGAGATTCTATCGTTGTACCTGGAGAAAATATTGCACGACGACGTGGACTTGGATATGCTAGCACGTGGTACCTCAGGCTTTACAGGCGCAGATCTGGAGAATATGATTAACCAGGCTGCGCTAAG AGCTGCCATCGATGGAGCTGAAACTGTAAACATGAAGCACCTGGAGACTGCACGCGACAAAGTACTTATGGGTCCAGAGCGCAAAGCGCGTCTTCCGGATGAGGAGGCAAACACCATAACAGCGTATCATGAAGGTGGACATGCCATTGTAGCCTTTTATACGAAGGAATCGCATCCGCTGCATAAGGTTACCATTATGCCGCGCGGGCCCTCGTTGGGACACACCGCCTACATACCGGAAAAGGAACGTTATCATGTCACAAAGGCACAGCTGCTAGCTATGATGGACACCATGATGGGTGGCCGTGCGGCGGAGgaaattatttttggtattgaaaaaattacatCAGGAGCTAGCAGCGATctaaagcaagcaacagcgATTGCGACGCATATGGTCAAGGATTGGGGCATGTCGGAAAAAGTAGGTCTGCGCACCATTGAAGCCCCCAAGGGCTTGGGAGCGAGTGAGACTCTGGGACCCAACACAATTGAAGCTGTTGATGCGGAGATCAAACGCATTTTGAGTGACAGCTATGAGCGCGCAAAGGCAATTCTCAAAAAACACACGAAGGAACACAAGGCACTGGCCGAGGCACTGCTCAAGTATGAGACTTTAGATGCCGATGATATAAAGGCGATATTGAATGACAACCAGTAG
- the LOC108597661 gene encoding ATP-dependent zinc metalloprotease YME1L isoform X1 yields the protein MFSANTHSVPYLYLGNFSRKPHYYTVKRTKLQGNANVPRFFGDKTKSSTTASTTTAATARNSSTYSTNSSNSRCGTTTATTKSHDLVLDFKNLLSKSGLSLQSMVEKAARLNGIIDKEMVNEALAKVTSMLPAMRNVHVTLQEPPTHISPGKLPNYNFEVSLNGAQPTNAYVKLYPSVTRGLLNPLFSSQQLRGFKTDRNVEAEQKRNPTMTTRLKSALGNTPQKPEGEVHIQADKLKKLIAKSSEPGSAAAAENLKIAFAEGYLAASNAEDSPKTGKTMKYLKLFQTLIVIVVFIGIFLSFFTSSNGSVFRSIQLGNQVEVDPEDIHVTFDDVKGCDEAKQELKEVVEFLKNPDKFSNLGGKLPKGVLLVGPPGTGKTLLARAVAGEANVPFFHAAGPEFDEVLVGQGARRVRDLFKAAKARAPCVIFIDEIDSVGAKRTNSVLHPYANQTINQLLSEMDGFHQNAGVIVLGATNRRDDLDQALLRPGRFDVEVVVSTPDFTGRKEILSLYLEKILHDDVDLDMLARGTSGFTGADLENMINQAALRAAIDGAETVNMKHLETARDKVLMGPERKARLPDEEANTITAYHEGGHAIVAFYTKESHPLHKVTIMPRGPSLGHTAYIPEKERYHVTKAQLLAMMDTMMGGRAAEEIIFGIEKITSGASSDLKQATAIATHMVKDWGMSEKVGLRTIEAPKGLGASETLGPNTIEAVDAEIKRILSDSYERAKAILKKHTKEHKALAEALLKYETLDADDIKAILNDNQ from the exons ATGTTCTCCGCTAACACACACTCTGTG CCCTACCTCTACCTGGGAAATTTCAGTAGGAAACCGCATTATTACACAGTCAAGCGAACCAAACTGCAGGGCAATGCCAATGTGCCGCGATTCTTTGGCGACAAAACAAAGTCATCCACAACAGCTTccacaacgacagcagcaacagcacgcAATTCCAGCACTTACAGTACCAATAGCAGTAACAGCAGATGCGGCACAACGACGGCGACCACAAAAAGCCACGACCTTGTGCTGGACTTTAAGAACCTGCTTTCTAAGTCCGGCCTTAGCCTACAGTCCATGGTTGAAAAGGCCGCGCGGCTAAATGGCATAATAGATAAGGAGATGGTGAATGAGGCGCTAGCTAAAGTCACCAGCATGCTGCCCGCAATGCGCAATGTACACGTTACTCTTCAAGAGCCTCCCACACACATAAGTCCCGGAAAATTACCAAATTATAACTTTGAAGTATCATTAAATGGCGCGCAACCAACAAacgcatatgt CAAACTATATCCAAGCGTAACAAGAGGCCTGCTGAATCCGCTGttcagcagccagcagctgcgtgGTTTCAAAACCGACCGTAATGTAGAAGCAGAGCAAAAACGCAATCCCACAATGACAACCAGGCTGAAGAGTGCACTGGGTAACACACCACAGAAGCCCGAGGGCGAAGTGCATATACAGGCTGATAAATTAAAGAAGCTGATTGCCAAGTCCAGCGAACCTGGTAGCGCAGCTGCGGCGGAAAATCTTAAGATTGCATTTGCCGAAGGCTATTTGGCAGCGTCAAACGCAGAAGATTCACCGAAAACAGGAAAAACAATGAAGTATCTGAAG CTTTTCCAGACACTTATTGTTATCGTCGTTTTTATTGGAATCTTTCTGAGTTTCTTTACCTCATCCAATGGATCCGTATTTCG CAGCATTCAACTTGGCAATCAGGTGGAGGTTGATCCAGAGGATATTCATGTAACATTCGATGATGTTAAGGGCTGTGATGAGGCCAAGCAGGAACTTAAAGAGGTCGTTGAGTTTCTCAAAAACCCCGATAAATTCTCCAACTTGGGCGGCAAGCTGCCCAAGGGAGTGCTGCTCGTTGGTCCACCAGGCACTGGCAAAACATTGCTTGCCCGTGCCGTTGCTGGCGAGGCGAATGTGCCGTTCTTCCATGCAGCTGGTCCAGAGTTTGACGAAGTGCTCGTTGGCCAAGGCGCCAGACGTGTACGTGATTTATTCA AGGCTGCTAAGGCACGCGCACCCTGCGTCATATTCATTGATGAAATTGATTCGGTGGGAGCCAAACGTACCAACTCTGTATTGCATCCATATGCCAATCAAACCATAAATCAATTGCTATCCGAAATGGATGGCTTTCATCAGAATGCAGGAGTTATTGTGCTGGGTGCAACGAATCGTCGCGATGATTTGGATCAGGCGCTGCTGCGTCCAGGACGTTTTGATGTTGAGGTAGTCGTCTCTACACCAGATTTTACTGGTCGCAAAGAGATTCTATCGTTGTACCTGGAGAAAATATTGCACGACGACGTGGACTTGGATATGCTAGCACGTGGTACCTCAGGCTTTACAGGCGCAGATCTGGAGAATATGATTAACCAGGCTGCGCTAAG AGCTGCCATCGATGGAGCTGAAACTGTAAACATGAAGCACCTGGAGACTGCACGCGACAAAGTACTTATGGGTCCAGAGCGCAAAGCGCGTCTTCCGGATGAGGAGGCAAACACCATAACAGCGTATCATGAAGGTGGACATGCCATTGTAGCCTTTTATACGAAGGAATCGCATCCGCTGCATAAGGTTACCATTATGCCGCGCGGGCCCTCGTTGGGACACACCGCCTACATACCGGAAAAGGAACGTTATCATGTCACAAAGGCACAGCTGCTAGCTATGATGGACACCATGATGGGTGGCCGTGCGGCGGAGgaaattatttttggtattgaaaaaattacatCAGGAGCTAGCAGCGATctaaagcaagcaacagcgATTGCGACGCATATGGTCAAGGATTGGGGCATGTCGGAAAAAGTAGGTCTGCGCACCATTGAAGCCCCCAAGGGCTTGGGAGCGAGTGAGACTCTGGGACCCAACACAATTGAAGCTGTTGATGCGGAGATCAAACGCATTTTGAGTGACAGCTATGAGCGCGCAAAGGCAATTCTCAAAAAACACACGAAGGAACACAAGGCACTGGCCGAGGCACTGCTCAAGTATGAGACTTTAGATGCCGATGATATAAAGGCGATATTGAATGACAACCAGTAG
- the LOC108597661 gene encoding ATP-dependent zinc metalloprotease YME1L isoform X4, whose amino-acid sequence MFSANTHSVPYLYLGNFSRKPHYYTVKRTKLQGNANVPRFFGDKTKSSTTASTTTAATARNSSTYSTNSSNSRCGTTTATTKSHDLVLDFKNLLSKSGLSLQSMVEKAARLNGIIDKEMVNEALAKVTSMLPAMRNVHVTLQEPPTHISPGKLPNYNFEVSLNGAQPTNAYVKLYPSVTRGLLNPLFSSQQLRGFKTDRNVEAEQKRNPTMTTRLKSALGNTPQKPEGEVHIQADKLKKLIAKSSEPGSAAAAENLKIAFAEGYLAASNAEDSPKTGKTMKYLKTLIVIVVFIGIFLSFFTSSNGSVFRIQLGNQVEVDPEDIHVTFDDVKGCDEAKQELKEVVEFLKNPDKFSNLGGKLPKGVLLVGPPGTGKTLLARAVAGEANVPFFHAAGPEFDEVLVGQGARRVRDLFKAAKARAPCVIFIDEIDSVGAKRTNSVLHPYANQTINQLLSEMDGFHQNAGVIVLGATNRRDDLDQALLRPGRFDVEVVVSTPDFTGRKEILSLYLEKILHDDVDLDMLARGTSGFTGADLENMINQAALRAAIDGAETVNMKHLETARDKVLMGPERKARLPDEEANTITAYHEGGHAIVAFYTKESHPLHKVTIMPRGPSLGHTAYIPEKERYHVTKAQLLAMMDTMMGGRAAEEIIFGIEKITSGASSDLKQATAIATHMVKDWGMSEKVGLRTIEAPKGLGASETLGPNTIEAVDAEIKRILSDSYERAKAILKKHTKEHKALAEALLKYETLDADDIKAILNDNQ is encoded by the exons ATGTTCTCCGCTAACACACACTCTGTG CCCTACCTCTACCTGGGAAATTTCAGTAGGAAACCGCATTATTACACAGTCAAGCGAACCAAACTGCAGGGCAATGCCAATGTGCCGCGATTCTTTGGCGACAAAACAAAGTCATCCACAACAGCTTccacaacgacagcagcaacagcacgcAATTCCAGCACTTACAGTACCAATAGCAGTAACAGCAGATGCGGCACAACGACGGCGACCACAAAAAGCCACGACCTTGTGCTGGACTTTAAGAACCTGCTTTCTAAGTCCGGCCTTAGCCTACAGTCCATGGTTGAAAAGGCCGCGCGGCTAAATGGCATAATAGATAAGGAGATGGTGAATGAGGCGCTAGCTAAAGTCACCAGCATGCTGCCCGCAATGCGCAATGTACACGTTACTCTTCAAGAGCCTCCCACACACATAAGTCCCGGAAAATTACCAAATTATAACTTTGAAGTATCATTAAATGGCGCGCAACCAACAAacgcatatgt CAAACTATATCCAAGCGTAACAAGAGGCCTGCTGAATCCGCTGttcagcagccagcagctgcgtgGTTTCAAAACCGACCGTAATGTAGAAGCAGAGCAAAAACGCAATCCCACAATGACAACCAGGCTGAAGAGTGCACTGGGTAACACACCACAGAAGCCCGAGGGCGAAGTGCATATACAGGCTGATAAATTAAAGAAGCTGATTGCCAAGTCCAGCGAACCTGGTAGCGCAGCTGCGGCGGAAAATCTTAAGATTGCATTTGCCGAAGGCTATTTGGCAGCGTCAAACGCAGAAGATTCACCGAAAACAGGAAAAACAATGAAGTATCTGAAG ACACTTATTGTTATCGTCGTTTTTATTGGAATCTTTCTGAGTTTCTTTACCTCATCCAATGGATCCGTATTTCG CATTCAACTTGGCAATCAGGTGGAGGTTGATCCAGAGGATATTCATGTAACATTCGATGATGTTAAGGGCTGTGATGAGGCCAAGCAGGAACTTAAAGAGGTCGTTGAGTTTCTCAAAAACCCCGATAAATTCTCCAACTTGGGCGGCAAGCTGCCCAAGGGAGTGCTGCTCGTTGGTCCACCAGGCACTGGCAAAACATTGCTTGCCCGTGCCGTTGCTGGCGAGGCGAATGTGCCGTTCTTCCATGCAGCTGGTCCAGAGTTTGACGAAGTGCTCGTTGGCCAAGGCGCCAGACGTGTACGTGATTTATTCA AGGCTGCTAAGGCACGCGCACCCTGCGTCATATTCATTGATGAAATTGATTCGGTGGGAGCCAAACGTACCAACTCTGTATTGCATCCATATGCCAATCAAACCATAAATCAATTGCTATCCGAAATGGATGGCTTTCATCAGAATGCAGGAGTTATTGTGCTGGGTGCAACGAATCGTCGCGATGATTTGGATCAGGCGCTGCTGCGTCCAGGACGTTTTGATGTTGAGGTAGTCGTCTCTACACCAGATTTTACTGGTCGCAAAGAGATTCTATCGTTGTACCTGGAGAAAATATTGCACGACGACGTGGACTTGGATATGCTAGCACGTGGTACCTCAGGCTTTACAGGCGCAGATCTGGAGAATATGATTAACCAGGCTGCGCTAAG AGCTGCCATCGATGGAGCTGAAACTGTAAACATGAAGCACCTGGAGACTGCACGCGACAAAGTACTTATGGGTCCAGAGCGCAAAGCGCGTCTTCCGGATGAGGAGGCAAACACCATAACAGCGTATCATGAAGGTGGACATGCCATTGTAGCCTTTTATACGAAGGAATCGCATCCGCTGCATAAGGTTACCATTATGCCGCGCGGGCCCTCGTTGGGACACACCGCCTACATACCGGAAAAGGAACGTTATCATGTCACAAAGGCACAGCTGCTAGCTATGATGGACACCATGATGGGTGGCCGTGCGGCGGAGgaaattatttttggtattgaaaaaattacatCAGGAGCTAGCAGCGATctaaagcaagcaacagcgATTGCGACGCATATGGTCAAGGATTGGGGCATGTCGGAAAAAGTAGGTCTGCGCACCATTGAAGCCCCCAAGGGCTTGGGAGCGAGTGAGACTCTGGGACCCAACACAATTGAAGCTGTTGATGCGGAGATCAAACGCATTTTGAGTGACAGCTATGAGCGCGCAAAGGCAATTCTCAAAAAACACACGAAGGAACACAAGGCACTGGCCGAGGCACTGCTCAAGTATGAGACTTTAGATGCCGATGATATAAAGGCGATATTGAATGACAACCAGTAG